One window of Oscillospiraceae bacterium genomic DNA carries:
- a CDS encoding Fe-S-containing hydro-lyase, which yields MEIKLHTSEVEKIKNLKAGDMVLLSGVIYTARDAAHKRMTDALAAGEELPLDIKDAIIYYAGPTPPKPGEVIGSCGPTTSYRMDKYAPTLLDEGQLGMIGKGLRNQDVIDAVKRNEGIYFAAIGGAGALISKSIKKAEVIAYEDLGAEALRRLEVEDLSLTVVIDKDGNNLYDRA from the coding sequence AAAACTTAAAAGCAGGGGATATGGTTCTGCTTTCCGGCGTAATTTATACCGCCAGAGATGCTGCTCATAAGAGAATGACCGATGCCTTGGCAGCAGGGGAAGAATTACCTTTGGATATTAAAGATGCAATCATTTATTATGCAGGTCCCACTCCTCCGAAGCCGGGTGAAGTAATTGGTTCTTGCGGACCTACCACCAGCTACCGTATGGATAAGTATGCTCCCACTCTGCTGGATGAAGGTCAGTTGGGTATGATTGGAAAAGGTCTTCGTAACCAGGATGTTATCGATGCGGTAAAACGTAATGAAGGTATTTATTTTGCTGCAATCGGTGGCGCAGGTGCGTTAATCTCCAAATCTATCAAAAAAGCAGAAGTGATTGCTTATGAAGATTTAGGAGCAGAAGCACTGCGTAGATTAGAAGTGGAAGATTTATCTTTAACCGTGGTAATTGATAAAGACGGTAATAACCTGTATGACAGAGCCTAA
- the radC gene encoding DNA repair protein RadC → MTEPKKKAVQSTVHDGHRKRLRSKLLSSQFDYLCQHELLELLLFYSIPRKDTNELAHTILNYYGNNFSTVFEASPGELSKIPGVGENTAALITLVKCIIRELEKEKLKETQILTTTQEIGDFVIHLFSGHRNEVFYAIFLNNNNKVISYTKITEGSVNEITVESRRIVEEALKFPKTKQVILAHNHPSGNLAPSGADMDTTRLITRALNTIDIRVRDHLVVSGNKFYSFLENELLF, encoded by the coding sequence ATGACAGAGCCTAAGAAAAAAGCGGTACAAAGCACTGTGCATGATGGTCATCGGAAGAGACTTCGTTCCAAATTGCTTTCTTCTCAGTTTGATTATCTTTGTCAGCACGAGCTTTTGGAATTGCTGTTGTTTTATTCCATTCCAAGAAAAGATACCAATGAGCTTGCACATACCATTTTGAATTACTATGGGAACAATTTTTCTACGGTATTTGAAGCAAGCCCCGGTGAACTTAGTAAAATTCCCGGTGTGGGAGAAAATACAGCTGCACTGATTACATTGGTGAAATGTATTATTCGGGAACTCGAGAAAGAAAAGTTGAAAGAAACTCAAATATTAACAACTACCCAAGAAATTGGAGATTTTGTAATTCATTTGTTTTCCGGACACCGAAATGAAGTGTTTTATGCTATCTTTTTAAATAATAACAATAAAGTGATTTCGTATACCAAAATCACGGAAGGTTCTGTGAACGAAATCACTGTGGAATCACGTAGAATCGTGGAAGAAGCTTTGAAATTTCCGAAGACGAAACAGGTGATTTTAGCTCATAATCATCCCAGTGGAAATCTTGCTCCAAGTGGTGCGGATATGGATACTACCAGGTTGATTACCAGAGCATTAAACACCATAGATATTCGTGTTCGGGACCATCTTGTGGTATCAGGCAACAAATTTTACAGTTTTTTAGAAAATGAACTGCTTTTTTGA
- a CDS encoding spore germination protein: protein MNFSINLDENITRLRKQFQGNCMIVFRHLENAVSPQIKGTAIFSDGLVGASLVNDYVVKPFVGNTLLKEQENKLHFLQNSVFQSNDVVIIQNNQELVQRLFSGDVIFFLNGYHTPLAVNARFPATRTVSEPENEKTLKGPREGFCELILFNTALIMRRLKNEHLKLENFTLGTQTKTTVIMAYIEGLCHPELIEQIRCRLNAIKTDGLTDTNQLAELLKDKPLSPFKTTGSTERPDVVCHKLMEGRIAILADGTPQVITLPFLFHEYFSSTDDYSVNFYYGSISRLLRYISFLIAVFLPAIYLAAVKFQLEILPEKLLYSISSSRMNVPFSATVELLIFFLFFEILREASTRTPSAIGQTLSIAGALILGQTAVEANFISVPAIIIVAISGLCTNVLPQMRGPLILLRLMILIGAAFLGIYGVVLGAIALIVHLSDITVSGENYLSEMIPQKRNLWDIYIRGPYRFLKRNKKEKAR, encoded by the coding sequence ATGAATTTCAGTATCAATTTGGACGAAAATATCACCCGTTTACGAAAACAATTTCAAGGAAATTGTATGATTGTTTTCCGACATCTGGAGAACGCTGTTTCCCCACAAATCAAAGGAACCGCGATTTTCTCTGACGGATTAGTGGGAGCAAGTTTGGTAAACGACTATGTGGTAAAACCGTTTGTGGGAAATACACTCCTGAAAGAACAGGAAAACAAGCTGCATTTTTTACAAAATAGCGTATTTCAATCGAATGACGTGGTAATTATCCAAAATAACCAGGAATTGGTTCAGCGTTTGTTCTCGGGGGACGTCATTTTTTTCCTGAATGGCTATCATACTCCGTTAGCGGTGAACGCCAGATTCCCTGCCACAAGAACTGTCTCGGAGCCGGAAAATGAAAAAACGCTGAAAGGCCCACGAGAAGGGTTCTGCGAATTGATTTTGTTCAACACCGCTCTTATTATGAGAAGACTGAAAAACGAGCACCTAAAACTGGAAAATTTCACGTTGGGAACACAAACTAAAACTACGGTAATTATGGCATATATTGAGGGACTCTGTCATCCCGAGCTGATTGAACAAATCCGATGTCGACTGAATGCAATCAAAACCGACGGACTAACCGACACCAATCAACTGGCGGAGCTCCTAAAAGACAAGCCTCTCTCTCCGTTTAAAACTACCGGTTCTACCGAACGTCCTGATGTGGTTTGTCATAAACTGATGGAAGGCAGAATCGCGATTTTAGCAGATGGCACGCCTCAGGTAATTACTCTTCCGTTTCTATTCCACGAATACTTTTCTTCCACAGATGATTACAGTGTAAATTTTTATTACGGATCCATCTCAAGACTGCTTCGTTACATTTCCTTTTTAATTGCCGTTTTTTTGCCGGCTATTTATCTTGCAGCCGTAAAATTCCAACTGGAAATCCTGCCGGAAAAACTGCTTTACAGCATCAGCTCAAGCAGAATGAACGTTCCTTTTTCCGCCACGGTGGAATTACTGATATTTTTTCTGTTTTTTGAAATTTTAAGAGAAGCCTCAACCCGCACTCCGTCAGCAATTGGACAAACATTAAGTATTGCAGGCGCACTCATTTTGGGTCAGACTGCCGTGGAAGCCAATTTTATTTCCGTTCCTGCCATTATTATCGTGGCAATCAGCGGACTTTGCACCAATGTGTTACCGCAAATGAGAGGTCCACTCATTTTACTTCGTTTGATGATTCTGATCGGAGCCGCTTTTTTGGGAATTTACGGAGTTGTTTTAGGGGCAATTGCACTCATTGTTCATCTTTCTGATATTACTGTTTCAGGCGAAAATTACTTGTCGGAAATGATTCCGCAAAAAAGGAATCTTTGGGATATTTATATCCGCGGTCCTTACCGCTTTCTAAAACGAAATAAAAAAGAAAAAGCAAGGTGA
- the asnS gene encoding asparagine--tRNA ligase, which produces MRTTEIKELYKTHASLDQQEVFVTGWVRTIRDSKAFGFIELNDGTFFKNIQIVFSQDKLDNYAEIAALNVGAALRVRGILLETPESKQPFEIQAEEIIIEGVSSPDYPLQKKRHSVEYLRQIAHLRPRSNLFSAVFRIRSLVAFAIHQFFNERGFVYVHTPIITGSDCEGAGEMFRVTTLDLNELPMEDGKVDFSEDFFGKSTNLTVSGQLNVETYAMAFKKVYTFGPTFRAENSNTSRHAAEFWMIEPEIAFADLNDDMELAEAMLKYIIRYVLEHAPEEMEFFNNFVDKTLLERLNFVANSDFGRVTYTEAVEILENCGEKFEYPVKWGIDLQTEHERYLTETVFKKPIFVTDYPKDIKAFYMRLNDDGKTVAAMDCLVPGVGEIIGGSQREERMDVLLERMKEMGLNEEDYGFYLDLRKYGSNKHAGYGLGFERAIMYITGMSNIRDVIPFPRTVGTAEF; this is translated from the coding sequence ATGCGCACCACAGAAATCAAAGAACTTTACAAAACTCACGCTTCCTTAGATCAGCAGGAAGTATTCGTAACCGGTTGGGTAAGAACCATCCGTGATTCCAAAGCATTCGGTTTTATCGAATTGAATGACGGAACATTTTTCAAAAATATTCAGATTGTTTTCAGTCAGGATAAATTAGATAATTATGCAGAAATTGCTGCCTTAAATGTGGGTGCTGCTTTGAGAGTAAGAGGAATTCTGTTAGAAACTCCCGAATCCAAACAGCCGTTTGAAATTCAGGCAGAAGAAATTATTATTGAAGGCGTTTCTTCTCCTGACTATCCTCTGCAGAAAAAACGTCACAGTGTGGAATATCTCCGTCAGATTGCGCACTTGCGTCCCCGTTCTAACCTGTTCTCTGCAGTGTTCCGCATCCGTTCGCTGGTTGCCTTTGCGATTCATCAGTTCTTCAACGAACGCGGATTTGTGTATGTGCACACTCCCATTATCACCGGTAGTGACTGTGAAGGTGCAGGTGAAATGTTTAGAGTAACTACTTTAGACTTAAACGAACTACCGATGGAAGATGGCAAAGTTGATTTTTCCGAAGACTTTTTCGGGAAATCCACCAACCTAACCGTTTCCGGTCAGCTGAATGTGGAAACTTATGCAATGGCATTCAAGAAAGTGTATACCTTTGGCCCCACTTTCCGTGCAGAAAATTCCAACACCAGCCGTCATGCTGCAGAATTCTGGATGATTGAGCCTGAAATTGCATTTGCTGATTTGAATGATGATATGGAACTGGCAGAAGCAATGCTGAAATACATTATTCGCTATGTTTTGGAACACGCTCCCGAAGAAATGGAATTCTTCAACAACTTTGTAGATAAAACACTGTTGGAAAGATTGAACTTTGTTGCAAATTCCGATTTTGGCAGAGTAACTTATACCGAAGCAGTTGAAATTTTAGAAAATTGCGGTGAAAAATTTGAGTATCCCGTAAAATGGGGTATTGACCTGCAGACCGAACACGAACGTTACTTAACCGAAACCGTGTTCAAAAAACCCATTTTTGTTACCGATTATCCCAAAGATATTAAAGCTTTCTATATGCGCTTAAATGATGACGGTAAAACCGTTGCAGCGATGGACTGCTTAGTTCCCGGTGTTGGCGAAATCATCGGTGGTAGCCAGAGAGAAGAAAGAATGGACGTTCTCTTGGAACGTATGAAAGAAATGGGCTTAAATGAAGAAGATTACGGATTCTATCTGGACTTAAGAAAATATGGTTCCAACAAACACGCAGGTTACGGTCTTGGATTTGAACGTGCAATTATGTATATAACCGGTATGTCAAACATCCGTGATGTAATTCCGTTCCCCAGAACAGTGGGCACAGCTGAGTTTTAA
- a CDS encoding phosphoribosylformylglycinamidine synthase: MEIFRIYAEKKDGFDIAAKSVCKDLRDNLNTKELEKVRVLVRYDIYGITKEEYEKAKYVIFSEPMQDFVYDETVDLADAKTFVMEYLPGQYDQRADSAAQCVQVITGKERPIVKTATVYAFLGNVSDEKLEEIKKYLINPVEAREAKAEKPTTLIDVVTEPADVAVIDGFITADEIALKKMLSDYGFAMDFDDISFCQKYFKDEEGRDPTLTELRMIDTYWSDHCRHTTFATHLTDIKVEDELVNEVYNDYCNARITLGRSEKPICLMDIATIAAKELKKMGYLKNLDESEEINACSIEVEAEVNGKKEAYLIMFKNETHNHPTEIEPFGGAATCLGGAIRDPLSGRSYVYQAMRITGSGDPRKSLKDTLPGKLPQRKISKVAAKGYSSYGNQIGLATGLVREVYDEGYVAKRLEIGAVVGAVPKASVVRERPQPGDKIILLGGRTGRDGCGGATGSSKAHTMESLESCGAEVQKGNPPEERKIQRLMRKKEVTTLIKRCNDFGAGGVSVAIGELCDGLVIQLDKVPKKYEGLDGTELAISESQERMAVVVAASDADKFIAYANEENLEATLVADVTDTNRLEMYWRGNKIVNLSRTFLNSNGASKQAKVTVPKIELKNALCGEFSDLDEMLSDLNICSQKGLIENFDSTIGAATVLMPFGGKYELTPEDVMAAKIPVEYGDTTTATVMSYGYNSKLSSVSTFHGAYYAVIESVARIIAAGAKLSDTYLTFQEYFERLRDESTRWGKPFAALLGAYHAQKLLKIAAIGGKDSMSGSFNDMDVPPTLVSFAIAPVSTKNVISREMKQKNSKVYLLETPVLENGLLDMDKFLENIHWLEENLANGTVISASAVSYGGIAEAVTKMVLGNRIGFTFAKEDGLFDKKYGSFVVETEKDLDLTLIGTTNESEAIVMGGKEYDLAQLSDTFEKPLAKVYPPYADEISGEMADCEYKAANIVTSSIKVAKPKVLIPVFPGSNCEYDSARRFEKAGAEPEIMVFKNLTVSMLEESVEAMANAIEKSQIMMIPGGFSGGDEPDGSGKFISAVLRNPKIKDAINRLLYQRDGLMLGICNGFQALIKLGLVPYGDILEPNENWPTLTFNTIPRHISTMVDVKVASNLSPWLANTKVGDVYKTAISHGEGRFTAPKAVLDELIKNGQVATQYVDPNGNPTYDPRYNPNGSLCSIEGITSKDGRIFGKMGHSERIADSLYKNIDGSFDMKLFESGVAYFK; encoded by the coding sequence ATGGAAATTTTTAGAATTTACGCAGAAAAAAAAGACGGCTTTGACATTGCAGCAAAATCCGTTTGCAAAGACTTAAGAGACAACTTAAATACCAAGGAACTGGAAAAAGTTCGTGTTCTGGTGCGTTACGATATTTACGGCATCACCAAAGAAGAATACGAAAAAGCAAAATATGTTATCTTCTCGGAGCCGATGCAGGATTTCGTTTATGACGAAACCGTGGATTTAGCAGATGCCAAAACTTTCGTGATGGAATATCTGCCCGGTCAGTATGACCAAAGAGCAGACTCAGCGGCACAGTGTGTGCAGGTTATTACCGGGAAAGAACGTCCCATCGTAAAAACGGCTACTGTATATGCTTTCTTAGGGAATGTTTCCGATGAAAAATTAGAAGAAATCAAAAAATATCTGATTAACCCTGTAGAAGCAAGAGAAGCTAAAGCTGAAAAACCCACCACATTAATTGATGTGGTTACCGAACCTGCAGATGTTGCTGTGATCGATGGCTTCATCACTGCAGATGAAATTGCATTGAAAAAGATGCTTTCTGACTATGGCTTCGCTATGGACTTTGATGATATTTCCTTCTGTCAGAAATATTTTAAAGACGAAGAGGGAAGAGACCCCACTTTAACCGAGCTTCGTATGATTGACACCTACTGGTCTGACCATTGCCGTCATACCACTTTTGCAACTCACTTAACCGACATCAAAGTGGAAGACGAATTGGTAAATGAAGTTTACAATGATTATTGCAATGCAAGAATAACTCTCGGCAGAAGCGAGAAACCCATTTGCTTAATGGATATTGCCACCATTGCTGCAAAAGAACTGAAGAAAATGGGTTACTTAAAGAACTTAGACGAATCTGAAGAAATCAATGCATGTTCCATTGAGGTAGAAGCAGAAGTAAACGGCAAAAAAGAAGCTTACCTCATTATGTTTAAAAACGAAACCCATAACCATCCCACCGAAATTGAACCTTTTGGTGGTGCAGCAACCTGTCTGGGTGGCGCAATCCGTGACCCGTTATCCGGCCGTTCCTATGTGTATCAGGCAATGCGTATTACCGGTAGCGGTGACCCGAGAAAATCCTTAAAAGATACCTTACCCGGTAAACTGCCTCAGAGAAAAATTTCCAAAGTTGCAGCGAAAGGTTACAGCTCCTACGGTAATCAGATTGGTCTGGCAACCGGCTTGGTAAGAGAAGTATATGATGAAGGCTATGTTGCAAAACGTTTGGAAATCGGTGCCGTTGTGGGTGCTGTTCCGAAAGCAAGCGTAGTTAGAGAACGTCCTCAGCCCGGCGATAAAATTATTCTGCTGGGTGGCAGAACCGGACGTGACGGTTGCGGCGGTGCAACCGGTTCATCCAAAGCACACACGATGGAATCTTTAGAATCCTGCGGTGCAGAAGTGCAGAAGGGTAATCCTCCTGAAGAACGTAAAATCCAGCGTCTGATGAGAAAGAAAGAAGTTACCACCTTAATCAAACGTTGTAATGACTTTGGTGCAGGCGGTGTGTCTGTTGCCATCGGTGAACTGTGTGACGGTCTGGTAATTCAGCTGGACAAAGTTCCGAAAAAATACGAAGGTTTAGATGGAACCGAACTGGCAATTTCCGAGTCTCAGGAACGTATGGCAGTTGTGGTTGCAGCAAGTGATGCAGACAAATTCATTGCTTATGCTAATGAAGAAAACTTAGAAGCAACTTTAGTTGCCGATGTTACCGACACCAATCGACTGGAAATGTACTGGAGAGGCAATAAGATTGTAAATCTGTCCAGAACCTTCTTAAATTCCAACGGTGCTTCCAAACAGGCAAAAGTAACCGTTCCCAAAATTGAACTGAAAAACGCATTATGCGGAGAATTCTCTGATTTAGACGAAATGCTCTCCGACTTGAATATCTGCTCTCAGAAGGGCTTGATTGAAAACTTTGACTCCACCATCGGTGCGGCAACTGTTTTAATGCCTTTCGGAGGAAAATATGAACTGACCCCCGAAGACGTTATGGCGGCAAAAATCCCCGTTGAATACGGTGATACCACTACCGCTACCGTAATGAGCTACGGTTATAATTCCAAACTGTCTTCTGTATCCACCTTCCACGGTGCATACTACGCGGTAATTGAATCTGTTGCAAGAATTATTGCGGCAGGTGCCAAACTGTCCGACACTTATTTAACCTTCCAGGAATATTTTGAACGTCTGCGTGATGAATCAACCCGTTGGGGAAAACCCTTTGCAGCGTTGCTGGGTGCATACCACGCTCAGAAACTGCTTAAAATTGCAGCAATCGGCGGTAAAGACTCTATGTCCGGTTCCTTTAACGATATGGACGTGCCTCCCACATTGGTATCCTTTGCGATTGCACCTGTGTCTACCAAAAATGTTATTTCCCGGGAAATGAAACAGAAAAATTCCAAAGTATATCTGTTGGAAACTCCTGTTTTAGAAAACGGACTCCTTGACATGGATAAATTCTTGGAAAATATCCATTGGTTAGAAGAAAACTTAGCAAACGGTACTGTGATTTCTGCTTCTGCTGTTTCTTACGGCGGTATTGCAGAAGCAGTCACCAAAATGGTGCTGGGTAACCGCATTGGTTTCACTTTTGCAAAAGAAGACGGTTTATTTGATAAAAAATACGGTTCTTTCGTGGTAGAAACCGAAAAAGATTTAGACCTTACCTTAATCGGTACTACCAATGAATCTGAAGCCATCGTGATGGGCGGCAAAGAATATGACTTAGCTCAGCTGTCTGACACATTTGAAAAACCCTTAGCAAAAGTATATCCCCCTTATGCAGATGAAATCAGCGGTGAAATGGCAGATTGTGAATACAAAGCTGCAAACATTGTGACTTCTTCCATCAAGGTGGCAAAACCCAAGGTGTTAATTCCCGTATTCCCCGGTTCCAACTGTGAATACGACTCTGCAAGACGCTTTGAAAAAGCAGGTGCAGAACCCGAAATTATGGTATTTAAAAACTTGACTGTTTCTATGTTGGAAGAATCCGTGGAAGCAATGGCGAATGCTATCGAAAAATCTCAGATTATGATGATTCCCGGCGGTTTCTCCGGTGGTGACGAGCCCGACGGCAGCGGTAAATTCATTTCCGCAGTGTTAAGAAACCCAAAAATCAAAGATGCAATCAACAGACTGCTGTATCAGAGAGATGGTCTGATGTTAGGTATCTGTAACGGTTTCCAGGCGTTAATTAAATTAGGTCTGGTTCCTTACGGCGACATTTTAGAACCCAACGAAAACTGGCCTACCTTAACCTTTAACACCATTCCTCGTCATATTTCGACAATGGTAGACGTAAAAGTAGCATCCAATCTGTCTCCCTGGTTAGCAAATACCAAGGTTGGCGATGTGTATAAAACTGCAATTTCTCACGGGGAAGGCAGATTCACTGCACCCAAAGCAGTGTTGGATGAACTGATTAAAAATGGTCAGGTGGCTACTCAGTACGTTGATCCCAACGGCAATCCCACCTATGATCCCAGATATAATCCCAATGGTTCTTTATGCTCCATTGAAGGTATCACCTCCAAAGACGGCAGAATCTTTGGTAAAATGGGTCACTCTGAACGTATTGCAGATAGCTTGTATAAAAATATCGACGGTTCTTTTGATATGAAACTCTTTGAATCCGGCGTAGCATACTTCAAATAA
- a CDS encoding purine-nucleoside phosphorylase: MSNYQKAAAFLQEKIDGAYDTCVVLGSGYGNLIDKLPNKLTISYSEIPGFPVSTVPGHRGEMVFAEMNGKNVIFMSGRFHFYEGYSMGEVTFYVRVLKLLGVSNLILTNATGGINPDFRAGDLVVISDHIKLGLQSPLLGPNDETFGPRFHDMSCAYSMELREHCKTAFQKVGVPYKTGVYVMTGGPQFETPAEIRAFGILGADMVGMSTVPEVIVANHCGMNVLGISLITNLAAGISKAPLSHEEVVEEGRKATETFWKVLSELMYLI; the protein is encoded by the coding sequence ATGTCTAATTATCAGAAAGCAGCAGCTTTCTTACAGGAAAAAATTGACGGAGCCTACGATACCTGCGTGGTATTAGGCTCCGGCTACGGCAATTTAATCGACAAATTGCCTAATAAATTGACAATATCATACAGTGAAATCCCCGGTTTTCCTGTTTCTACGGTACCGGGGCATCGGGGAGAAATGGTTTTTGCCGAAATGAACGGAAAAAACGTGATTTTTATGTCAGGTCGTTTTCATTTTTATGAAGGCTATTCCATGGGCGAAGTCACCTTCTATGTGAGAGTATTAAAGCTTCTCGGTGTTTCCAATTTGATTCTCACCAATGCAACCGGAGGCATCAATCCCGATTTTCGTGCAGGGGATTTGGTTGTGATTTCCGATCATATCAAATTAGGGTTACAAAGTCCTTTGCTTGGCCCAAATGATGAAACCTTTGGTCCTCGTTTTCACGATATGTCCTGCGCATATTCTATGGAGTTGAGAGAACATTGCAAAACTGCCTTCCAAAAAGTTGGGGTTCCCTATAAAACCGGTGTGTATGTGATGACGGGCGGACCTCAGTTTGAAACACCTGCGGAAATTCGTGCCTTTGGCATTTTAGGTGCTGATATGGTAGGAATGTCCACCGTGCCGGAAGTCATTGTGGCAAATCACTGTGGGATGAATGTACTTGGCATTTCCTTAATTACCAATTTAGCTGCAGGAATTTCCAAAGCGCCCCTTTCTCACGAAGAAGTGGTGGAGGAAGGAAGAAAAGCTACTGAAACATTTTGGAAGGTATTATCTGAACTGATGTACCTGATCTAA
- a CDS encoding adenosylhomocysteinase translates to MNDLVLSGQKKIAWAKRFMPVLTEIEKDFVEKQVFSGLKITVCIHLEAKTACFVKMLKNAGAIVTATGCNPLSTQDDVCEALRADGIRVCAKHGVSMEEYERHLEESLSDGPDLILDDGGDLTDIIHHKMPHLADNLIGGTEETTTGVNRLKNLAQKGEIKYPIIAANDAMMKFLFDNRYGTGQSVWDGINRTTNLVVAGKTVVIAGYGWCGRGAALRAKGLGAKVIITEIDEIKAIEAVMDGHTVMKMDDAAKLGDIFVTLTGCKDVITKEHFNVMKNGAVLANAGHFDVEINKNDLLSLSVSHEETRQNIETYTLTNGNEIHLLAEGRLVNLAAGDGHPAEIMDMSFSVQALALHYLKAHKDELLPGMHYLPEEINRKIAKIKLESLGAGLDALTAEQKSYYFCE, encoded by the coding sequence ATGAATGATTTAGTTTTAAGCGGTCAGAAGAAAATCGCCTGGGCAAAACGTTTTATGCCCGTGTTAACCGAAATTGAAAAAGACTTTGTGGAAAAACAGGTGTTTTCAGGATTAAAAATCACTGTTTGTATTCATTTAGAAGCAAAAACAGCCTGCTTTGTAAAGATGCTCAAAAACGCAGGTGCCATTGTAACCGCAACCGGATGCAATCCCTTATCCACTCAGGATGATGTGTGTGAAGCATTACGGGCAGACGGAATCCGTGTGTGTGCAAAACACGGCGTCTCTATGGAAGAGTACGAACGTCATCTGGAAGAGTCTTTATCCGACGGTCCCGATTTGATTTTGGATGACGGCGGTGATTTAACCGATATTATCCACCATAAAATGCCTCATCTTGCAGACAACCTGATTGGTGGCACCGAAGAAACCACCACAGGGGTAAACCGCTTAAAAAATTTAGCACAAAAAGGCGAAATTAAATATCCCATTATCGCTGCAAACGATGCGATGATGAAATTTTTATTCGATAACCGTTACGGAACAGGGCAGTCTGTCTGGGATGGTATCAACCGTACCACCAACTTAGTGGTTGCAGGAAAAACCGTTGTGATTGCAGGTTACGGTTGGTGCGGACGTGGCGCAGCCCTTCGTGCAAAAGGGTTGGGTGCCAAGGTTATTATCACCGAAATTGATGAAATCAAAGCCATCGAAGCGGTGATGGATGGCCACACCGTGATGAAAATGGATGACGCTGCAAAATTAGGTGATATTTTTGTAACCTTAACAGGATGCAAAGATGTTATCACCAAAGAACATTTTAACGTGATGAAAAATGGTGCGGTGTTAGCAAATGCAGGTCATTTTGATGTAGAAATCAATAAAAATGATTTATTGTCCTTAAGTGTTTCTCACGAAGAAACCCGTCAGAATATTGAAACCTACACTTTAACTAACGGCAACGAAATTCATCTGCTGGCTGAAGGCAGATTGGTAAACTTAGCAGCAGGGGATGGACATCCTGCCGAAATTATGGATATGAGTTTTTCCGTGCAGGCATTGGCATTACATTATTTAAAAGCGCATAAAGATGAATTACTGCCCGGTATGCACTATCTGCCCGAAGAAATTAACCGAAAGATAGCAAAAATTAAGTTGGAATCTTTGGGAGCGGGTTTGGACGCACTTACTGCTGAACAGAAAAGTTATTATTTCTGTGAATAA